Proteins encoded together in one Candidatus Xianfuyuplasma coldseepsis window:
- a CDS encoding branched-chain amino acid ABC transporter permease, with the protein MTTFLNILFNSLETGSVYALAALGIVLIFRTSRTTNFAQGTIGTFMAFIAAFAMMKLGYNIWVVTIVALLAAFLTGVIIDTIIIRPASKAGAVSKQIITLGIIMVLTDLQTFIFGVDTQTLDRYIPSQYSMSIFGATLQYNTLLIIVVSSLLMIGLFYFIQKTRWGLATRVTAVDETTSKLMGVPTKRITMISWATAAMLGTLAAIFVAPRVTVRSDMLVSVQVSAFFAGTLGGFSTFYGPVIGAYIIALLKNVTSFYISTEWGDVIVYLIILLFLYFKPYGLFGKKPDKKV; encoded by the coding sequence ATGACGACCTTTTTAAACATTTTGTTCAATAGCCTAGAAACAGGTAGTGTGTATGCGTTAGCTGCACTTGGTATTGTCTTGATTTTTCGCACATCGCGAACAACAAACTTTGCCCAAGGCACAATCGGTACATTTATGGCGTTTATTGCCGCGTTTGCGATGATGAAGCTTGGATATAATATTTGGGTTGTGACGATTGTTGCACTATTAGCCGCATTTCTTACTGGTGTTATCATTGATACGATTATCATTCGGCCAGCTTCGAAAGCTGGTGCTGTATCCAAACAGATTATCACGTTAGGGATTATCATGGTTTTAACGGATCTTCAAACCTTTATTTTTGGGGTGGATACCCAAACATTGGATCGTTATATCCCTTCACAATATAGTATGAGTATCTTTGGTGCAACACTGCAATACAATACATTATTGATTATTGTTGTATCCTCGCTGCTTATGATTGGACTGTTTTACTTTATCCAAAAAACTCGTTGGGGACTCGCTACTAGGGTAACTGCAGTGGATGAGACGACATCGAAGTTAATGGGGGTTCCAACAAAACGAATTACGATGATATCATGGGCTACAGCAGCAATGCTTGGTACGCTCGCAGCGATTTTTGTTGCACCACGAGTCACAGTTCGCTCCGACATGCTAGTATCGGTACAAGTCAGTGCGTTTTTTGCAGGAACTTTAGGTGGATTTTCGACATTTTATGGACCAGTAATTGGAGCTTACATCATAGCATTATTGAAAAACGTAACCTCATTTTACATTTCTACTGAATGGGGAGATGTAATTGTTTATCTAATTATATTGCTGTTTTT